A single genomic interval of Microbacterium sp. LWO14-1.2 harbors:
- a CDS encoding phosphoenolpyruvate carboxykinase (GTP): MAIAEVFTPRAASVAPVRTFGAAPTYDTPAMAELAAWVDEIAALTQPDSIHWVDGSRAENDWLLRGLVSEGKLIKLNPEWRPGSYLARSHPSDVARTEGRTFIASEREEDAGPTNNWADPSQMREKMTEIFEGSMRGRTMFVVPFSMGPVGGPLSHIGVQVTDSAYAVASIGIMTRVGDAVTRRIADGAPWVKTVHSVGAPLAAGEPDVEWPCNDDKYIVHFPETLEVYSFGSGYGGNAILAKKCFALRIASVIARDEGWLAEHMLLIRVIDPSGTAYHVAAAFPSACGKTNLAMLRPTIPGWRVETLGDDIAWIRPGEDGRLWAINPEAGFFGVAPGTGESTNVTAVETLWGNTIFTNVALRPDGDVWWEGLTDNAPAELIDWEGNPWTPDSGRPAAHPNSRFTVSAAQCPQISEDWEEAVPLDVILFGGRRASNVPLVVEATDWTHGVFLGSNISSERTAAAEGTVGELRRDPFAMLPFCGYNMADYFGHWLKVGRSLRFDRAPRIFQVNWFRRGADGRFLWPGFGDNSRVVDWIIRRISGDVAAVDSPIGRLPIVSDLNLDGIDVPEADLDELFSVDPQAWKTEADLTEEFYDTFGDRVPAALRAELASLRYRLDKA, from the coding sequence ATGGCGATCGCCGAAGTCTTCACCCCTCGTGCAGCATCCGTCGCACCCGTGCGCACGTTCGGGGCGGCGCCGACCTATGACACCCCGGCGATGGCGGAGCTGGCGGCCTGGGTCGACGAGATCGCGGCGCTGACCCAGCCCGACTCGATCCACTGGGTCGACGGCTCCCGCGCTGAGAACGACTGGCTGCTGCGCGGCCTGGTCAGCGAGGGCAAGCTCATCAAGCTCAACCCCGAATGGCGTCCCGGCTCGTACCTCGCCCGCTCGCACCCCAGCGACGTCGCGCGCACCGAGGGGCGCACCTTCATCGCGTCCGAGCGCGAAGAGGACGCGGGCCCCACGAACAACTGGGCCGACCCGTCGCAGATGCGCGAGAAGATGACGGAGATCTTCGAGGGGTCGATGCGCGGCCGCACGATGTTCGTCGTGCCGTTCTCGATGGGCCCGGTCGGCGGACCCCTGTCGCACATCGGCGTCCAGGTCACCGACAGCGCCTACGCCGTCGCATCCATCGGCATCATGACGCGCGTCGGAGACGCCGTCACCCGTCGGATCGCCGACGGCGCTCCCTGGGTCAAGACGGTGCACTCGGTCGGTGCGCCGCTCGCAGCGGGCGAGCCGGACGTCGAGTGGCCGTGCAACGACGACAAGTACATCGTGCACTTCCCCGAGACGCTCGAGGTCTACTCGTTCGGCTCGGGGTACGGCGGCAACGCGATCCTCGCGAAGAAGTGCTTCGCGCTGCGCATCGCGTCGGTCATCGCCCGCGACGAGGGCTGGCTCGCCGAGCACATGCTGCTCATCCGCGTCATCGATCCGAGCGGCACGGCGTACCACGTCGCCGCGGCGTTCCCCTCGGCGTGCGGCAAGACGAACCTCGCGATGCTGCGTCCGACGATCCCCGGCTGGCGCGTGGAGACCCTCGGCGACGACATCGCGTGGATCCGCCCCGGCGAGGACGGACGCCTCTGGGCGATCAACCCCGAGGCCGGCTTCTTCGGCGTCGCGCCGGGCACCGGCGAGTCGACCAACGTCACCGCGGTCGAGACGCTGTGGGGCAACACGATCTTCACGAACGTGGCGCTGCGGCCCGACGGCGACGTCTGGTGGGAGGGGCTGACCGATAACGCGCCGGCCGAGCTCATCGACTGGGAGGGCAACCCCTGGACGCCCGACTCCGGACGCCCCGCCGCGCACCCCAACTCCCGCTTCACGGTCTCCGCAGCGCAGTGCCCGCAGATCTCGGAGGACTGGGAGGAAGCCGTTCCGCTCGACGTCATCCTCTTCGGGGGCCGTCGCGCGAGCAACGTGCCGCTCGTGGTAGAGGCCACCGACTGGACCCACGGCGTCTTCCTCGGATCGAACATCTCGTCGGAGCGCACCGCCGCCGCCGAGGGCACCGTCGGCGAGCTGCGCCGCGACCCGTTCGCGATGCTCCCGTTCTGCGGATACAACATGGCCGACTACTTCGGTCACTGGCTCAAGGTCGGTCGCTCGCTGCGCTTCGACCGCGCACCGCGCATCTTCCAGGTGAACTGGTTCCGCCGCGGTGCCGACGGCCGGTTCCTGTGGCCCGGATTCGGCGACAACTCGCGCGTCGTCGACTGGATCATCCGTCGTATCTCGGGAGACGTCGCCGCCGTCGACAGCCCCATCGGTCGTCTGCCGATCGTGTCGGACCTGAACCTCGACGGGATCGACGTGCCCGAGGCCGACCTCGACGAGCTGTTCTCGGTCGACCCGCAGGCGTGGAAGACCGAGGCCGACCTCACCGAGGAGTTCTACGACACCTTCGGAGACAGGGTGCCCGCCGCGCTGCGCGCCGAGCTCGCCTCGCTGCGCTACCGCCTCGACAAGGCGTGA
- a CDS encoding helix-turn-helix domain-containing protein has product MAPSGIHLATLGHRIRHHRLANGYTLDELGALVGVAGSQLSLIENGKREPKLSLLQALAQATGTEVTDLISGEPPNRRAALEIELERAQESPVFRQLGVAPVRVTKSMSDETIESVLGLHRELQRREREAIATPEEARRANTELRLRMRAQHNYLGDIDTLAEKQLRSAGHVQGALTHRTVSIMAEKLGFELIYVNDLPHSTRSVTDLENGRIYLPPASIPGGHGLRSMALQAMAHRLLGHTPPTDYADFLQQRLEINYFAASCLMPETAAVAFLQQAKKDRNLAVEDFRDAFGVTHEAAGMRMTNLMTQHLGMSLHFLRVDATGAITRVYENDGLPLPMDVTGAVEGQRVCRKFQARSAFTQQNRTTEHHQYTDTPSGTFWCSTQTGSSTDGEFSVTVGVPFDDARWWRGRETSDRAVSSCPDEACCRRPPADLAERWNGKAWPSARVHTHMFSPLPRGAFPGVDDNEVYSFLGRHASE; this is encoded by the coding sequence ATGGCACCCTCCGGCATCCATCTGGCGACCCTCGGCCACCGCATCCGCCACCACCGTCTCGCGAACGGCTACACGCTCGACGAGCTGGGCGCGCTGGTCGGCGTCGCCGGCTCGCAGCTGAGCCTCATCGAGAACGGCAAGCGCGAGCCGAAGCTGTCGCTGCTGCAGGCGCTCGCGCAGGCGACGGGCACCGAGGTGACCGACCTCATCTCGGGGGAGCCGCCGAACCGCCGTGCCGCTCTGGAGATCGAGCTGGAGCGCGCGCAGGAGAGTCCGGTGTTCCGGCAGCTCGGCGTCGCGCCGGTGCGTGTGACCAAAAGCATGAGCGACGAGACGATCGAATCGGTGCTCGGTCTGCACCGCGAACTGCAGCGCCGAGAGCGCGAGGCCATCGCGACTCCCGAGGAGGCCAGGCGCGCCAACACCGAGCTGCGTCTGCGCATGCGCGCTCAGCACAACTACCTCGGCGACATCGACACGCTCGCGGAGAAGCAGCTCCGCTCGGCCGGGCACGTGCAGGGGGCGCTCACGCACCGCACGGTGAGCATCATGGCCGAGAAGCTCGGCTTCGAGCTCATCTACGTGAACGACCTCCCCCACTCGACCCGGTCGGTGACCGATCTCGAGAACGGTCGGATCTACCTGCCGCCGGCGTCGATCCCCGGCGGTCACGGCCTGCGCTCGATGGCGCTGCAGGCGATGGCGCACCGCCTGCTCGGCCACACCCCGCCGACCGACTACGCCGACTTCCTGCAGCAGCGGCTGGAGATCAACTACTTCGCCGCGTCGTGCCTGATGCCGGAGACCGCGGCGGTGGCCTTCCTGCAGCAGGCCAAGAAGGACCGCAACCTCGCGGTCGAGGACTTCCGCGACGCGTTCGGTGTGACGCATGAGGCGGCAGGGATGCGGATGACGAACCTCATGACGCAGCACCTCGGCATGTCGCTGCACTTCCTGCGGGTCGACGCGACGGGCGCCATCACCCGCGTGTACGAGAACGACGGCCTGCCGCTGCCGATGGACGTGACCGGCGCGGTCGAGGGGCAGCGGGTGTGCCGCAAGTTCCAGGCGCGGAGCGCGTTCACCCAGCAGAACCGCACCACGGAGCACCACCAGTACACCGACACCCCGTCCGGCACGTTCTGGTGCTCGACCCAGACCGGGTCGTCGACCGACGGCGAGTTCTCGGTGACGGTCGGCGTGCCGTTCGACGACGCCCGGTGGTGGCGTGGACGCGAGACCTCCGACCGCGCCGTGTCGAGCTGCCCGGACGAGGCGTGCTGCCGGCGCCCTCCGGCCGACCTGGCCGAGCGCTGGAACGGCAAGGCGTGGCCCAGCGCCCGCGTGCACACCCACATGTTCTCGCCGCTCCCCCGCGGCGCGTTCCCCGGCGTGGACGACAACGAGGTGTACTCGTTCCTGGGGCGGCACGCGAGCGAGTGA
- a CDS encoding winged helix DNA-binding domain-containing protein, whose translation MKTATLRAERLRSHRLSAPARAVTDAAAYMLAVQSQDFTAGRWALACRTRGEPTLAAVDRAFDRGDLVRAWTMRGTLHTIPARDLGWVLSVTGERQRRQAAGRRRDLGIDDAMINAVTDSVVPRLRDGGLTRSEMFEVFAGVGVDPSGQRGIHLLSELTLTGLLCQGPVVARDGISREQRFVLVDGHIREHARPDDPLAELFVRYITGHGPATVADFAWWSGLTLGQSRQARERTDGRITEVEDGVFSATERPRRASDTASVFALGAFDEYYISYADRTAVCAPKHLAAVGPGKNGMVRATLVSDGRVIGCWTHAAASLGAPPELFDHPRREHVDEDAVRAALARFTRFLD comes from the coding sequence ATGAAGACCGCGACCCTGCGGGCGGAGCGCCTCCGTTCGCACCGACTGTCGGCCCCGGCGCGTGCCGTGACGGACGCGGCCGCGTACATGCTGGCCGTGCAGAGCCAGGACTTCACGGCGGGACGCTGGGCGCTCGCCTGCCGCACCCGCGGGGAACCGACCCTCGCCGCGGTCGACCGGGCTTTCGACCGCGGTGACCTCGTGCGCGCGTGGACCATGCGCGGCACCCTGCACACCATCCCCGCGCGCGACCTCGGCTGGGTGCTGTCGGTCACGGGGGAGCGGCAGCGCCGACAGGCGGCGGGGCGCCGCCGCGATCTCGGCATCGACGACGCCATGATCAACGCCGTCACGGACTCCGTCGTGCCGAGGCTGCGCGACGGCGGGCTCACGAGGTCCGAGATGTTCGAGGTGTTCGCCGGCGTCGGGGTCGACCCCAGCGGGCAGCGCGGCATCCACCTGCTGAGCGAGCTGACCCTGACCGGTCTCCTCTGCCAGGGGCCGGTCGTCGCACGAGACGGCATCTCGCGTGAGCAGCGGTTCGTGCTCGTCGACGGTCACATCCGCGAGCACGCCCGACCGGACGATCCCCTCGCCGAGCTGTTCGTCCGCTACATCACCGGGCACGGACCGGCGACGGTCGCGGATTTCGCGTGGTGGTCCGGGCTCACCCTCGGGCAGTCACGACAGGCTCGGGAGCGCACGGACGGCCGGATCACCGAGGTTGAAGACGGCGTGTTCTCCGCGACCGAGCGACCGCGGCGCGCGTCGGACACGGCATCCGTCTTCGCGCTCGGCGCGTTCGACGAGTACTACATCTCCTACGCCGACCGCACAGCGGTGTGCGCCCCGAAGCACCTCGCGGCCGTGGGCCCCGGCAAGAACGGCATGGTGCGAGCCACCCTCGTCTCCGACGGGAGGGTGATCGGATGCTGGACGCACGCCGCGGCATCCCTCGGCGCCCCGCCCGAGCTCTTCGACCATCCGAGGCGGGAGCATGTGGACGAGGATGCCGTGCGCGCCGCGCTCGCCCGATTCACGAGGTTCCTGGACTGA
- a CDS encoding glyceraldehyde-3-phosphate dehydrogenase translates to MNDTAAPHDAWTAREELAERMIPLIGALKRDRDVVTSLHGHRLVGLSATGIVEVHDRVAQLGHEELALEDTLAVIEAIHALAPGASSLDVARLVEGHRDSGAPLADHLAQALAPAFGATAAEPTDVVLYGFGRIGRLLARILVAHTGGGSGLRLRAIVVRRGSANDLVKRASLLLRDSVHGRFAGSVTVDEEAEQIVANGTRIQVIYSDDPASIDYTAYGIRDAIVVDNTGRWRDEAGLSRHLESTGVARVLLTAPGKGALKNIVHGINDQTITPDDRIVTAASCTTNAITPVLKAVDEAYGIVRGHVETVHSFTNDQNLIDNFHSGDRRGRSAVLNMVITETGAAKAVARALPELEGKLTGSAIRVPTPDVSLAVLHLTLERPAVKDELNDYLRRVSLHSKLRQQIDYVESPEVVSTDFVGSHRAGIVDGLATIANDQDVVLYVWYDNEYGYSCQVIRVLEVMAGSHPIVLPERREVTLHS, encoded by the coding sequence ATGAACGACACCGCCGCACCCCACGACGCCTGGACGGCCCGCGAAGAGCTCGCCGAGCGGATGATCCCGCTCATCGGCGCACTCAAGCGCGACCGCGACGTGGTCACCTCGCTGCACGGCCACCGGCTCGTGGGGCTCTCGGCGACCGGCATCGTCGAGGTGCACGACCGCGTCGCCCAGCTCGGACACGAAGAACTCGCACTCGAGGACACGCTCGCCGTCATCGAGGCGATCCACGCGCTGGCGCCCGGCGCGTCCTCCCTCGACGTCGCGCGCCTCGTCGAGGGTCACCGCGACAGCGGCGCACCGCTCGCCGACCACCTCGCTCAGGCGCTCGCCCCCGCGTTCGGGGCGACGGCCGCCGAGCCCACCGACGTCGTGCTGTACGGCTTCGGCCGCATCGGTCGGCTGCTCGCCCGCATCCTCGTCGCCCACACCGGAGGCGGGAGCGGACTGCGGCTCCGGGCCATCGTCGTCCGCCGCGGCTCCGCGAACGACCTCGTCAAGCGCGCCTCGCTGCTGCTGCGCGACTCCGTGCACGGACGCTTCGCGGGATCCGTCACCGTCGACGAGGAGGCCGAGCAGATCGTCGCGAACGGCACCCGCATCCAGGTGATCTACTCCGACGACCCCGCATCGATCGACTACACCGCCTACGGCATCCGGGATGCGATCGTCGTCGACAACACGGGGCGCTGGCGCGACGAGGCCGGCCTCAGCCGCCACCTCGAGTCGACCGGCGTCGCACGGGTGCTGCTCACCGCGCCGGGCAAGGGCGCGCTGAAGAACATCGTGCACGGCATCAACGACCAGACGATCACGCCCGACGACCGGATCGTCACGGCGGCCTCCTGCACCACCAACGCCATCACCCCGGTGCTCAAGGCGGTCGACGAGGCCTACGGCATCGTCCGAGGACACGTCGAGACCGTGCACTCGTTCACCAACGACCAGAACCTCATCGACAACTTCCACAGCGGCGACCGCCGCGGACGCTCGGCCGTGCTCAACATGGTCATCACCGAGACCGGCGCGGCCAAGGCCGTGGCCCGTGCTCTGCCCGAGCTCGAGGGCAAGCTCACCGGATCGGCGATCCGCGTGCCCACGCCCGACGTCTCGCTCGCGGTGCTGCACCTCACGCTCGAACGCCCGGCAGTGAAGGACGAGCTCAACGACTACCTGCGCCGTGTCTCCCTGCACTCCAAGCTGCGTCAGCAGATCGACTACGTGGAGAGCCCCGAGGTCGTCTCGACGGACTTCGTCGGATCCCATCGGGCGGGCATCGTCGACGGACTCGCGACCATCGCGAACGACCAAGACGTCGTGCTGTACGTCTGGTACGACAACGAGTACGGCTACTCCTGCCAGGTCATCCGCGTGCTCGAGGTCATGGCGGGCTCGCACCCGATCGTGCTCCCCGAACGCCGTGAGGTCACTCTCCACAGCTGA